A region of Allocoleopsis franciscana PCC 7113 DNA encodes the following proteins:
- a CDS encoding HU family DNA-binding protein has protein sequence MNKGELVDKVAENAKVTKKQADAVLSAALEAIMEAVSEGDKVTLVGFGSFESRERKAREGRNPKTGDKMEIPATKVPAFSAGKLFKEKVAPSDK, from the coding sequence ATGAACAAAGGTGAATTAGTTGATAAGGTAGCGGAAAACGCAAAAGTGACCAAAAAGCAAGCCGATGCAGTCCTCTCGGCGGCACTGGAAGCGATTATGGAAGCCGTTTCCGAAGGTGACAAAGTCACTTTGGTGGGCTTTGGTTCTTTCGAGTCCCGAGAGCGCAAAGCCCGTGAGGGTCGCAATCCAAAAACCGGGGATAAAATGGAAATCCCGGCAACTAAAGTTCCTGCGTTTTCGGCTGGGAAACTGTTTAAGGAGAAAGTTGCACCCAGCGATAAGTAA
- a CDS encoding dihydrolipoyl dehydrogenase family protein — protein MTVEYDLIVIGGSPVGAYAAVAAARLNARVALIEPLRLQANSLDDGAIYTQALAQVGHVLQQLRDAPLLGIHCSTTDSTEQQQVPSIQLAEAMQWAHLVVDTCSQQNSPAILGSLGVDVITGKGEFCRRPHLGFVVNNRRLRARAYLIATGSRLEIPNIDELQTISYFTPADIWQEKLQADKLQIESLENNLQPSTRLLQGSWLIIGGTPMGTELAQTLARLNCEVTLITSTSQILPQEDSEASHLVQAQLEAEGIRVLTESPVTQVRRIEDKIWVQAGNQAIETDKILLAMGQQPNVEGLNLEAVGIKYTRQGLKLNEKLQTTNPRIYACGDVAGGYPFTHIAQYEASIALNNALFAPLFKVDYGSIPWAILCAPQLARVGLTEAQARRRYGKDVFVVRQYFKTLDKAQILGQTTGFCKIIGRHSGEILGASIVGSEASELIGAIALAIRQKIKIKASPFGLTSLHTDFPHISPTLSEIFHKTALEWQQQRLRQNSILQNVLEGFFNLRRYWSS, from the coding sequence ATGACCGTCGAATACGACCTCATCGTCATTGGTGGCAGCCCTGTCGGTGCTTATGCCGCCGTTGCTGCTGCCCGTTTAAATGCTCGTGTTGCCCTCATCGAGCCTCTGCGGCTACAGGCTAACAGTCTAGATGATGGAGCTATCTACACTCAAGCGTTGGCTCAGGTTGGGCATGTCCTCCAGCAGCTACGTGACGCCCCCCTATTGGGTATCCATTGTTCAACCACTGATTCAACAGAACAACAGCAAGTTCCATCTATCCAATTGGCTGAAGCGATGCAGTGGGCGCATTTAGTCGTTGATACCTGCTCCCAACAGAATTCTCCTGCTATCTTAGGCTCGTTAGGCGTTGATGTAATCACTGGTAAGGGTGAATTTTGCCGACGCCCTCACCTTGGCTTTGTCGTCAACAATCGACGCCTGCGGGCGCGTGCCTATCTCATCGCGACGGGTTCTCGCTTGGAGATTCCTAATATTGATGAGTTGCAGACGATTAGCTATTTCACCCCAGCAGATATTTGGCAAGAAAAGTTGCAGGCTGACAAGTTACAGATTGAAAGTTTAGAAAACAACCTTCAACCTTCAACCCGACTCTTGCAGGGAAGCTGGTTAATCATCGGTGGTACTCCCATGGGTACTGAACTTGCTCAGACGTTAGCGCGGCTCAACTGTGAGGTTACTCTCATTACTAGTACCTCTCAAATTTTGCCCCAAGAAGACTCAGAGGCGTCTCACCTCGTGCAAGCTCAGTTAGAGGCTGAGGGAATTCGCGTTCTCACCGAGAGTCCAGTAACCCAGGTAAGGCGTATTGAGGATAAAATTTGGGTTCAAGCCGGAAATCAAGCCATTGAAACGGATAAAATTTTGCTGGCTATGGGTCAACAGCCGAATGTCGAAGGCTTAAATTTAGAAGCTGTTGGAATTAAATACACTCGACAAGGGCTGAAACTGAACGAGAAACTACAAACCACCAATCCTCGTATCTATGCTTGTGGGGATGTGGCTGGGGGTTATCCATTCACTCATATTGCTCAGTATGAAGCCAGTATTGCTCTGAACAATGCTTTATTTGCGCCCTTATTTAAAGTTGATTATGGCTCAATTCCTTGGGCCATTTTGTGTGCTCCTCAATTAGCACGAGTGGGTTTGACGGAAGCGCAAGCCAGACGGCGCTATGGTAAGGATGTGTTTGTGGTGCGGCAATATTTCAAAACGCTGGATAAAGCACAGATATTAGGGCAAACAACTGGTTTTTGTAAAATCATTGGGCGTCATAGTGGGGAAATTTTAGGTGCATCCATTGTTGGTTCAGAGGCAAGTGAGTTAATTGGTGCGATCGCGCTTGCAATTCGCCAGAAGATTAAGATCAAAGCCAGTCCCTTTGGTCTAACTTCACTACATACTGACTTCCCTCATATTTCCCCAACGTTGTCAGAAATTTTTCATAAAACGGCTCTGGAGTGGCAACAACAACGCCTCAGACAAAACTCTATCCTACAAAATGTTCTAGAAGGGTTTTTTAATCTGCGCCGCTATTGGTCTTCTTGA
- a CDS encoding tetratricopeptide repeat protein, with amino-acid sequence MINISEAIVSAFQFYQTGNLSHAEWICQQILQQQPNSTEALDLLGRMAHQVGKLEEAIAYYQKLIALLPDYAEAYYRLGSALQSKGQLAEAIAFYQHAIKLQPDYTEAHYNLGYAFHQQGNLPAAIEHYQQAIALNPNQAEAHANLAHILQHQGQIEAAITHYQQAIAIKPDVPEIFYNLGNLLKQQNQLDAAMIQYQWALALNPNYIDAHLQLGTSLHSLGKYEEAIICYQQALTLEPNVLDTYLKLGWALMHLSRFEKATHCFQQALILNPEHPEVYQKLALALASQNQLEEAITSFQKALHLNSNFVEAYWQSHLLLPILYDTQEQIQHWRQRFCRGLNHLIQQSDFNSNEGIRQILAGLTASATTFLLSYQGFNDRGIQRKYGTLVHRVMATIYPQWTKPMSMPQLSHQRKIRVGYLSAYFRTHTVASLTLGWLKNCDKEKLEIYSYYIGSKADLTTAEIYSNSDKYYHIYGDLNSICEQVIADKLHILVFTDIGMDSLTTYIAGLRLAPIQCMTWGHPVTSGLPTIDYFLSSDLMEPQNAQSHYWEKLVRLPNIGICYQKPVVSELTKSRSELNLREDTIIYLCCQSLFKYLPQFDTIFPKIAQRVPQAQFAFVSHPVPVVTAQFITRLSRAFANLKLNYKDYCVILPRLERVDYFNLNLVSNVFLDTFSWSGGNTTLEAIACGLPIVTCPGEFMRSRHSYGILKRMGITETIAQDEIEYVEIAVRLGIDTNWRQEIVQKIYERHHWLYNDKTCVTALEDFYQRVVLSQLGKSDSLKKTNSGAD; translated from the coding sequence ATGATTAATATCTCTGAGGCCATCGTCAGCGCCTTCCAGTTTTACCAGACGGGTAACTTATCTCACGCTGAATGGATCTGCCAGCAAATTCTTCAGCAGCAGCCTAATTCTACAGAAGCGTTGGATCTCCTCGGTAGGATGGCTCACCAAGTCGGCAAACTGGAAGAAGCGATCGCCTATTATCAAAAGTTAATTGCGCTCCTGCCAGACTATGCCGAAGCTTACTATCGCCTAGGTTCGGCTCTACAGTCAAAAGGTCAGCTTGCAGAAGCGATCGCTTTCTACCAACACGCGATCAAACTCCAGCCAGATTATACCGAAGCTCATTACAACCTGGGCTATGCTTTCCATCAACAAGGAAATCTGCCTGCGGCTATTGAACACTATCAACAGGCGATCGCTCTCAATCCTAACCAGGCTGAGGCTCACGCTAACTTAGCTCATATTCTTCAACATCAGGGCCAAATTGAGGCGGCTATCACTCATTATCAGCAGGCGATCGCGATTAAACCAGATGTTCCCGAAATCTTCTACAACCTCGGCAATCTCTTGAAGCAGCAAAACCAACTGGATGCTGCGATGATTCAATATCAATGGGCGCTCGCTCTCAACCCTAATTATATAGATGCCCATCTTCAGTTAGGTACATCTCTACACTCTTTAGGTAAGTATGAAGAGGCGATTATCTGCTATCAACAGGCGCTGACTTTAGAGCCAAATGTTCTCGATACTTACCTTAAATTAGGCTGGGCGCTCATGCATTTGAGTCGCTTTGAAAAAGCTACACATTGTTTCCAGCAAGCTTTAATTCTGAACCCCGAACATCCGGAAGTCTACCAAAAACTGGCATTAGCTTTAGCCAGCCAGAATCAACTGGAAGAAGCCATCACTTCCTTCCAAAAAGCCTTACATCTAAACTCCAATTTTGTTGAAGCTTATTGGCAAAGTCACCTCCTCTTACCTATCCTTTATGATACTCAGGAACAGATTCAACACTGGCGTCAGCGCTTCTGTCGGGGACTCAATCACTTAATTCAACAAAGTGACTTCAATAGTAATGAAGGAATCAGGCAGATTTTGGCTGGATTAACAGCATCTGCCACTACCTTCTTGTTAAGTTATCAGGGTTTTAATGATCGAGGAATACAACGAAAGTATGGAACATTAGTTCATCGGGTGATGGCAACTATCTACCCTCAATGGACGAAACCTATGTCCATGCCTCAGCTCAGCCATCAAAGAAAGATTCGCGTCGGTTATCTCTCCGCTTATTTCAGAACACATACGGTCGCGTCTTTAACTTTAGGTTGGCTGAAAAACTGTGATAAAGAAAAATTGGAAATTTATAGTTACTACATTGGCTCTAAAGCCGATTTAACTACGGCAGAAATTTATTCTAATAGTGATAAGTATTATCACATTTATGGTGATTTAAATAGCATTTGTGAGCAGGTAATAGCGGATAAGCTACATATCCTAGTTTTCACAGACATTGGTATGGATTCGCTAACGACTTACATCGCAGGATTACGCCTTGCTCCCATCCAATGTATGACTTGGGGACATCCAGTCACTTCGGGATTACCAACCATTGATTACTTTTTATCGAGTGATTTAATGGAACCTCAAAACGCTCAATCTCACTATTGGGAAAAGTTAGTTCGTTTACCTAATATTGGCATTTGTTATCAAAAGCCTGTTGTTTCTGAACTGACTAAAAGTCGTTCGGAATTGAATTTACGCGAGGATACTATTATTTATCTTTGTTGTCAATCTTTATTTAAATATCTTCCTCAATTTGATACCATTTTTCCCAAAATTGCTCAACGTGTACCTCAAGCTCAATTTGCTTTCGTTTCTCATCCTGTCCCTGTTGTAACTGCCCAATTTATAACCCGTCTCAGTCGTGCGTTTGCTAACTTAAAATTAAACTATAAAGACTATTGTGTGATTCTACCCAGACTAGAACGAGTGGATTACTTCAATCTTAATTTAGTGTCCAATGTTTTCCTTGATACCTTCTCTTGGTCAGGGGGAAATACAACCTTGGAAGCGATTGCTTGTGGTTTACCCATTGTGACTTGTCCGGGAGAGTTTATGCGTAGTCGTCACTCTTACGGAATTTTAAAAAGAATGGGAATTACAGAAACAATTGCTCAAGATGAAATTGAGTATGTTGAGATTGCTGTACGCTTAGGGATAGATACAAACTGGCGACAGGAAATTGTGCAAAAAATCTATGAACGTCATCATTGGTTATACAATGATAAAACTTGTGTTACTGCATTAGAAGATTTCTATCAAAGAGTAGTTTTATCGCAGCTTGGTAAAAGTGATAGTCTCAAGAAGACCAATAGCGGCGCAGATTAA
- the cobD gene encoding threonine-phosphate decarboxylase CobD — protein MRRPTHGGNLAWAAALAGCSPSLILDFSASINPLGPPKSALAAIEQALADLTAYPDPDYAQLRASLSQFHPTLTPDWILPGNGSAELLTWAARELSELEGTCLLTPAFSDYQRALEAFGAKVRKYPIDLSGEVLERPLPIPNLKPEIQNRSGLLLNNPHNPSGQLFNREAILPLISQFALVVVDEAFMDFLPPNQQPSLISVVQDYPNLVILRSLTKFYSLPGLRVGYCIAHPDRLRRWQEWRDPWPVNILAAAAATAVVADTQFQQQTWDWLPKARSQLFQGLALLPGLQPYPSAANFLLVQSEQPSSQLLLKLLKHSRILIRDCLSFPELGDRFFRVAVRTEAENQRLLEGLEAIL, from the coding sequence TTGAGACGACCGACTCACGGGGGAAATTTAGCCTGGGCAGCGGCACTGGCAGGCTGTTCCCCTTCTTTGATTCTTGATTTTTCGGCGAGTATCAACCCACTGGGACCGCCAAAAAGTGCTCTTGCGGCAATCGAGCAAGCCCTAGCAGACCTAACGGCCTATCCTGACCCTGATTATGCTCAACTGCGGGCGTCTCTGAGTCAGTTTCACCCAACTCTGACGCCTGACTGGATTTTGCCCGGTAACGGCTCCGCTGAGCTTCTGACTTGGGCTGCCAGGGAGCTATCTGAACTGGAGGGGACTTGCCTACTCACTCCAGCATTCAGCGATTACCAACGCGCCCTTGAGGCATTTGGGGCTAAGGTCAGGAAATACCCAATCGATTTGAGTGGTGAGGTTTTAGAGCGACCCTTACCCATCCCAAATCTCAAACCCGAAATTCAAAATCGATCGGGTCTGTTGCTGAATAACCCGCACAATCCCAGTGGGCAGTTATTTAATCGAGAGGCAATCTTACCTCTAATTTCGCAATTTGCTCTGGTTGTGGTAGATGAAGCCTTTATGGACTTTCTGCCTCCCAACCAGCAGCCAAGTCTAATCTCAGTGGTGCAGGACTATCCCAATTTGGTGATTTTGCGATCGCTCACCAAGTTTTACAGCCTCCCTGGATTACGCGTCGGCTATTGTATCGCTCACCCTGACCGACTGCGGCGCTGGCAGGAGTGGCGTGACCCCTGGCCTGTAAATATCTTAGCGGCTGCCGCAGCGACGGCTGTAGTAGCCGATACCCAATTTCAACAACAAACCTGGGACTGGCTCCCTAAAGCGCGATCGCAACTGTTTCAGGGTTTAGCATTATTACCAGGGTTGCAACCCTACCCCAGCGCCGCTAACTTTTTACTGGTGCAATCTGAACAACCCAGTTCACAGCTACTCTTAAAACTGCTCAAACACAGCCGGATTTTAATCCGCGACTGCCTGAGCTTTCCGGAATTAGGCGATCGCTTTTTCCGAGTTGCCGTCCGCACAGAAGCGGAAAACCAGCGCTTACTAGAGGGTCTAGAGGCTATCCTTTAA